The DNA region TATGAAATATTATATATGGTAAAATAAGTACATATATATGTACTGAATATAAATTTAAAATACTAATTCATGGCACTGATAAAACTATTGAATATATAAACCTTAAATTAGGCTATGGCAAAAAGGTTGTTAATTGCATAGAGCATACTGGTTATGTAGTATATGAGAAATATATAAGGAAATAAACATGCAGCAAAAGCATTTCATATCTTGAAGAAAGTGATAAAAAATCATTCCAAACTGTAGTAACGTTAGGTGAACTACTATACAATCTTTATAATTAAATAAGGAGAATAAAATTGAAGAAATATATTCCTAATATCCTTTCTATACTAAGAATTATATGTTCTGCATTATTATTATTTATAAGTGATCGGATTAGCTTTATTTTTCTTTACTTTATAATAGGTTTAACCGATATACTTGATGGTTTTATAGCAAGAAAATTTAATATAGAAAGTGAGCTAGGTGCAAGAATAGATTCATTTGCTGATTTTGTATTTTATATAATATTGTTTTTTATATTTTCAAGATCATATAATCAAATTATGACTACGAATTATAAGATGGTACTAATAGGGATCCTTGTTGTTCGTTTATTAAATGTATTACTCACTAAATTAAAATATAAAAAATTTGTGTTTTTACATACTATAGCGAACAAGACATCAGGTATTTTAGTGTATTTTTCACCTGTAATTATTTTATTTAAACAAAATAATCTTATAATATGGATTGTATTTCTACTTATCTTTATTGCCACTTTAGAAGAATTATTAATTACAATTATATACTCAGAAGTTAATTTAAATCGTAAAAGCATATTTTGTAAATAGCTCATAGTCCACGCGCTAATTTGATTAGTATTTTTACATAAAAAATAAGGTTAGAGATTTTTCCCTAGCCTTAAAATTATGCCCTAACACTCCTTAATATATATCAAAATACGTATGACTTAAGTTCTATAATATGTTAAGATATAAAGTAAATTATAATTAAAACTATTTATTATTAGATTAACAAAATTAAAGGGGGATAAACTTAATGCAAACTAATAAATTTAAAGGAAAAGTTGAAAATTTGTATTCAAAAATTTTAAGTAATAAGCTAATAACAGTATGCATTCTATTTACTGTTTTTACTTTACTAGATACTATACCAATATTATTAGGTTTATGGCCAGCTAAAATAGGTATAGGACTATATGTACATCTACTATCTAGATTTGTATTGCATTCAATACTTATAAGCGGGTTATTTATTTTTGATATTTTACGAAAAACTATAAAATCCAAATTAATAATATATGCTATAACTTTTGTTATAACATGGGCTCTTCTTTTGATTTATCTTTGGATCAATGGAATATTTATAGAGTTACATCCTGATGCATTTAAAGATTTATCAAGGAGTTATGCATTTATGTATGGTCTTTTAGGAGCAGTAATCTTTATTAGTGATAGAACAAAGAAACTAGTTAAAAATAAGAATTAGTATTTTTATTTCTTATGAGAATCAATAAACTGAAATGAGTCATATATTATATATAAATCATAAAATTTTTTATGCATTTTGAAATATTTTACATGAAAATAAAGCTAGAGATTTCTCCATAGCCTTATAATAATTACTGATTATACTATTTCTAAAAGTATCAATTATAACTTTTATCCTTTTCAACTAACTTTAAAAAGCCTTTTTTTCTCTTTGTAATTTCTATATAAGTTTCTTTATCTATTTTTTTATCTTCTAATAATTTATCTGCTAGTTTAATAAACATTTTCGTTATTTCTTCAAGGTCATTTTTATTATATCTCACATTCAATTCCCCCTTTTTTATATATATTCTACATAAAATCGTTAATTCCTCTACATAAAAATGAAAAATTCGGAATATTAATTCATTTTGTCAAATATGATAATTTTATACATTATATTTCTTGTTGTTAACTAAGTAATTTTATAATATAATAGGAAAAGTAAGGCAAATATAAAAAAATTATGAGAGTGTGGTGGCATGGGAAAAGTAGAAGATGTTGAAGATAAGATAACAGCATTAAAAAAGCAATTGGATGAACTACTACATAAAAATGATTTTATAAGCACAACAAAAGTAATAAAGATAAGTGAAGAATTAGATGAAGTTCTATCTCTGTATCATAAAATAAAAAATAAAATCAATTGACATAAAAAAAACCAGGACAAATAGTCCTGGTTTATTTGCTTTTCTTATTTCAACTAAATATAACTAATATTATCACTTGAAAAGTTCTGATTTCGTTGCAATAAATTCAACGTATCCAAACTTAGGACAAGACAAAATACTGACTCCCGTTCGTTTTTTAAAAGTGTTTTTTATATCCTCTTCCTTCTTCTCTATTTCACATCTTAAACATTATTTGCTCATATCTTTCACCACTATACTTTAATGATTTTTATGACACATTAATCTACTCTTAAATCCTAATTGATACATAAGGATACTATATTTTACCATATAACCTTACATAAAAAATAAGGTTAGAGACTTCTTCCTAGCTTGGAATATAAAAGTTTTAATAAGTTTATTCTAGATAAAATAAATCTTCAAACTTCCTGTTTAAAGCAATACATAAAATTAAAGCTAATTTTGCTGTGGGATTAAACTTTCCCCTTTCAATTGAACTTATAGTATTTCTTGATACACCAACTACATTAGCAAGCTCTTGTTGTGATAAATCTTCTTGTTTTCTTACTTCCTTAAGTCTGTTTTTTAAAATTATAGTTTCCATATATCAGCCACCGCAAGAATAAAAGATCCAACAAATAATAATAATCCTCCAAATGCATATACTAAGTCAGACTTTTCTTTATTTGCAAAATATTTTCCTAATCCTTTGAACCCTACATATGCTCCATGTATTGAAACTATATGACTAACGTTTTTATCTTTGAAATAAAAAATAAATCCAAATAAGATTAATATTGAAGATGCGGCTATAAATCCCCACTCATTTCCTTTTTTCATTTTGTTATTCTTAGCTTCATCATTAAATAAATTTTCTTTTCTAGCTTTTTCTAAAATTTGATCTTTATCCATTTAAATTTCCTCCATAAATTTGTCTCTTTATTTATTATAACTTTGACAAGTTTACTTGTCAAAGTTATATATTTTTACTAAATCTATATATTAAAAATTTAACTTACATAAAAAATAGTCCTAAGCAAATATTTTAAGTATAAAAAATAAGGCTAAAGATTTCTCCATAGCCTTATAATAATTTATTCTTCTATATATTTTAATAATATAATTTTATACATATTATATAAATTAAAAACTTCTTGATTATTAATATCTAAAGAATAAGACTTAAATTCTAATTATTTTTATATTTTTTTATCATTTCTTTTATCAAATTGATAAGAAAAATACCAATGATTAAAGCTACTGCTAAAAATATAACTTTAATCATTGGACCACTATCAATAATTAAACTTAAATAAATCATTAACACTATAATACTAAAAAAAGGTGATAAAATAATAGCAAACAAAATAATTCTTACTAATTTTGGAACTTTTTTAGATTTGACTCCTTCTATTGCCCCTTCTAATATTACTTCAAAAATAAATTCCATTAATAAATTCATATATTCCTCCTTTTTGTAGTTTTTTATAGATAAGACTTATTAAAGAAATATTGAATCTTAACTATTTTTTTCAACCATGCTCTTCCCTCTACAAAATTCAAAAAAAATTATAAATAATACTGATGGAACAATATCACTATGTTTAATATTACCTACATATATGATATATATTATAATATAAAGTACAATCGTTATTATAGATATTATAGACACTATTCTAAATATTTTAGGAGATAAATTAATTATATTTTTACTATTTATATTACTTTACTCCTTAAACTTCACACTTCTTGATTAATATATCATTATAGACTTCTATAATAAATACCTTTAAATTAATTATTAAATGTATGTAATTATATGTGTTTCCAAATATTAATAGCTATTAAAACAAATGTAATATATATTCGACAAATTTTCACAAAATATTATATACTTTTTTGATAGAGTAAATATTGTTAAAAGTTCTTTATACCAAATATCCTTATCCTAATAATAATATAAGGGGATTAAAAATTATGTATAAACCATTTTTTACAGAAGGTGCTTTGGCATATATTTTATTTTATATTTTTACTATTATTTTTATATTATTATTTTAAAAAAATATAAATTTTTTAAAGAATAGATATATGTATAAACTAAGTACTATAATTAAATTTTTCATTTTATTTTTTATAAATGTGTTTAATATTATAATACTCTCAATATTATATTATATAAATACACATTGGTTCTTGAGTATTTTATATAATTCTTTAGCTATAGCTTTAACTATATTCTTAACTATTTCATTATTTTTTAATAAAAAGCATAACAAAAACAAATAATTTAATTTTTACTTCTATTAATTATTGATAAAAATTCTCCTATAATATTACATAAAAAATAAGGTTAGAGAGTACTCTCTAGCCTTAAAATAATTACTAATTGTATTATTTCTAAAAATATCACTTGGAAATTCTATCTTTTTCAATACACCTTAAAAAGCCTTTCTTTTTCCTTGTAATTTCTATATAAGTTTCTTTATCTATTTTTTCATCTTTATAAAGTTTTTCTGCAAATTTAACAAATTTTTTTGATAATTCTACCAAGTCATTTGTGGCATCCTCCATATTAAAACCTCCTAGTAAGATTCTTACTATGTTTAAATTAGTTATTCTACAAAGTATAAAAAATTCCTTTATAAATCGTATGACAATTACAGACTTTTTATGACATTTAAGTCATAATATTTAATAATTTGATTTATATTGTTTATAATTAGATTTTATATTATAATAATAAAAGTGGGGAAAATAAAAAATATGAGAGTGTGGTTGCATGGGAAAAGTAGAAGATGTTGAAGAGAAAATGACAGCATTAAAAAAACAAATGCATAAACTACTACATAAGAATGATTTTATAATTACAACAGAAATAATAGATATAAGTCAAGAATTAGATGAGGTTATATATCTATATCATAAAATAAAAAATAAAATCAATTGACATAAAAAAGACCAGGACTGTTTGTCCTGGTCAATTTAATTTACTCTATTTCCATTCACCCATAAATCCGTTCCATTTCATATAAGTAAAAATCTTACCATAAGAGTCTGTATAAAAATAACTAACATAATTACTTGCACCACTATATATTGATAATGTAAGAAATCTGCCATATTTAGATGAACCAGATGGTATATTAGTATATGGCCCATTGCTGCAAGTCTAAATACCTGAGAATTTTATACTTGGCCAATGATTTGAAACAACCCTCTATGAACAACAGTATTTCCACTTGTAAAATCTCCATTTGTTGAAAAATCACCAAGTAATAATATACCACGACCTCTTTCATTAGCAATTTGAAAAGCAGAATGATTAGCACTCCCAAATCCTAAATAAGCCTGTCTATTTGAACCATTATCCTCAAAAAAGCTTATATAGTTAATATTTGAGAAACCTCTACCTAAACCTCTCAAAGCTAAAGTATTGCCTGCAAACCCCTCACCTATTGATACTGCAACTTCAATTATTACATATCCACCAACTTCTAAATTTGCTTTTCCTTCATGACTTTTCCCTATAGCTAAATTTTCAAAAGGAACTCCTACTTTAATTTTATCTTTCAAAAAACTTAATAAAGCTATTTCTTCAGGTAAGTCCATTGTAATTGTTACCCAATTACTAAATTTATCTTTTATTTCTAAAAATACTAGATATGACTTATCATTAAGGTAATCTCCTATAAATTCATTTACATCTACATGCTGCCATATTCCATTTTTGTAAGAATTATTTCCTTTAGAACTAGTTATAGATCCACTTTCTACACTATATCTAATATATAATTCATTAATGTCATTACCATTAATATTTACTACTGACCTTCTTAATTCAGCATTAATATAACTTGATTCTTCATAGTTATTTAATCTATCAACACTATAGTTTACAGGCCCTGGTTAATAGTAATTAATTACTTATATAGTAAAACTTCTACTTGCCTTATTTCCTCTACTATTTATTACAGTCAATACTTCAGTTTGATTACTAGATTGATCTAAAGGACTCCAGTATATCTTTTTACCACTTTCACTAGTTCCACTTGTTGCAACAGAAAATTCATCTCCACCTATGCTAAACTTATAACTTTTTTAAAGTTGCACTTTTTTGAGAGGATGCTGTTCCAACAGTTAACTTTAAATAGGACTTATTTCTTAATATTAGTTGATCATTATTTAATATAGCCTGTACATCAGTATCTGTATCTTTATAATCTATACTAGGATTTGCATTAACTATAGCTTCAGTTCCATTCTTATATATTGTGGCATTCTTTTATACATATCAAGAATGCCTTTCTCAATTATCTTAAAATTTTCTTCTGTTCCTTCTACTGTTTTTCTAAAACCAGAAAAAGCATATTCAAATTCTATGCTTGCTTTATCTGAACTCTTAAGACTATTTACACCTTTTTTAAATCCAGAGTCATCTATTTTAGTATCAAAAATTAAAGAAACATATTTTACCATATCCTCGCCTCATTTCTGGTAAAGAATAACGACTCAATGGCCCATAAATTATCCTATCTTTATTTCAATTTCTTTATTTCAATTTTTAGATTATATATATCTTTTTACTTTTAGTATTCTCATTATATTTTAGTATATTTTGGTTACAACGAGGACATCTATGCCATTTTTTTGCATAGAAAAAGCAACCCATTAAGGTTGATTTTTCATTATTCAAAACTTATTTCATATGTTATTCCTTCCCCTAGTCTATCTATATTTTCATTATGTGGACCCTCAATAACATATTTAATATTATTAATTTCTTCAGCTGGAGAATCTAAAAAGAATATAACATTACCTTTTTTTGCAACTTCACCAATGAAATCTCCACCTACTTCATCCGATAACATTAAATCAGCATCAACTTGCTCTTTAGTATCAGTAGTAATTGTTCCTTGGTCAGGATAAAAAGAGTTAGTGTCTTCTGATTTATTTTCCACCTCTGTAGCAATTGTTACAAACGTTATTTTATCTTTCCCATCAAACATATCTTTATAATCTTCAGAAGGTTCAAGAGTAGATATTTGCACATCTGTAACTATCATAGTAAATGGACCAGTTTCCTTTACTATGTTTAAGTCTTTTTTAGACTTTATAGTAGTTCTTTTACCTATCTCTGATTCTTCTGTTTTGCCTTCGCTGTCATCCTTACTATCATCTACATCCTCAGCAGAACTTTCTTTTGTTTTTGCGTCATCACTTGTATCTTCTTCGTTAGAGCTATCTCCACAAGCTATTAGTGAAAATGCCATTAATAAAACCATAAGTAATACTAATATTTTTTTCATAATATCCCTCCAAAATATATTTATGTATCCACTTAAATATATCAAATAGTGGAATATTTTTCAATTAAAATATAGACGATAGTACATTGTCAAAATCATTTTCTTTTTCTTCTTGTGTTCTATTATCAGGTAAAGCATATATCTCTTTCATTTTCCTATAATATTACTTATCATTATCACTCATATTACTAGTTATAGTTATAAATTCTATACCTCATAATCTTGCATATTAAATTATCTTCTTTTAATCCTTTAAATGGAGATTTAAACTTCCACCAATGAAGATGTTTTATATCTTTCAAATCTATTCCATATTGATCTAAAAAAGCCGAATATATATATTCATCATCATGTTCAAAAGAATATATATTATCAGCTTTAAGCTTTTCTATTCTTGCTTTTTGTTCTTCTGTAGCTAAATCAGTTTTAAGCTTTTCTTCATATCTTTTTATCATACTCTTAATCTCACCCATTGCTCTTGATTGAGCTTTGAGAAATGTTGCTTACCTATCCCAACTAAATTGAAACTCATACTTTTCTTCTATAGGTATAAATATTAGTGTTTTAAATTAATTTATGAGAATTACTCAATTGAGATTATGTAAAATTGATGAAAAATGAAATTAAAATTTTATTTTAGATATTAAGAAAAACATAACTAATACTAATATCGTGAAAAATGACATTGATTTATATTTTTTTGTTTTAATATCTAAAATAATTCTTATGATAAAAATTAATATAATAATAATGTATCCATAAAGTATAGTCATTTCTTCAGTCATAATATTTTATCCTTTAACTATTTTTATTTTGGAGAAGATCACCAATTAGCTATATAAAAATATTTTTGAAAATTTCTCCCCAGTAAACTTTAGCAATATATTTTAATTGCTATTAAGACAAGCTAATAAAAATGACAGAATAAAAAGTATACTCTATCTTAATGATATCAGTATCTATAGATATTCTCTGAGGTAAAATTATTCGTTTACTTTTATTTGAAAATACAAATCTAAGCTTAGATTTTTCACTGTAAACAAGTTAATTGTATTAAGTATTAAAAACTCCATTACCATATAACTTGCCAATAACATAAGGCGTTATTACAAATAATATAACAATGAGTGATTTAAAAATGTTTAGAAAATTGAAATAGTATCCAACACTAATTAGGATAGAAGTAATGATAAGCAATAAAAGAACTTGTTTAATAATACTAATCTTAGATAATCCCAATTCAAAAATACTTAATGGATATATTCCAAACAATACATATAACCACAGATTTTTTCTGAACAAGTTATTTCCTCCTTTTTAAAAGTAAATTTATTGATAGATATACTTATTTATACCAAACCTCTCGATACTGCACCTCATCCATTATCTAACCTCATATCAAGGTGAAGCTGACCTACTAAACCCAATATAGGAATTGATGCTTCTCGAAATTCTGTTTTTTCCTTTCTAATCCTTGCCCAACCTTTATTGAGTTTTATATTATCATACTACATAGTTTATAAAAGATGTGTAGTCAACTTTGACCAACAATCAGCTTTATTATTCGTAATGATGACTTATAAAAGTAAACATGATCAACGAAATTATTTTAATTTTAGAAAAGAGTCTGATCAGTATATGAAATTATGTGAATTACATTTTCAATCGTCACAAATAACATTAGAATCATTTAAAAAAACTCTAAATAAAATCTGAATTATCTCTAGTCGCGTTCTTTTTGTGGTTCTTTAAATGTGACTTTTATAAGCATTATGCCCTTTAATGTTAGATAGATGCTGAAAGGTATATGTATAACCCTAAAAGTTATATATGCATAAGGAATATTTCTTATTTTTGCATTATTATTTAAATCAATAAGTTAAATTAGAAAAACAGTATGTATTATTACTGATAATGGGCTTCTTTCCTCTTTATCAAATAAACTATCCATTTCATACCCCCCAAGAGATAAGTTTATGACGCATAATTCTACTAGACGTGATTATAAAATTTTATTAAAGCATTAATTTTCTTTTAATTAAATATCTATAATTTACTATATATATAATCCTTCTTAACTATGATTCAAATAAGTTTGTTATAATTGTTATTTTGAAAAAATTACAGTAAATATCTACTTAAATAATCTGAATGTTAATAAGTGTTCTTTATAAAACTTCAGTATTTTTATGTTTATATTATCCTCTTTTCCTTTTGTCATTAATTTCTTTTTTGAGTAACTCTAAAAATGTTCCTATAA from Senegalia massiliensis includes:
- a CDS encoding CDP-alcohol phosphatidyltransferase family protein encodes the protein MKKYIPNILSILRIICSALLLFISDRISFIFLYFIIGLTDILDGFIARKFNIESELGARIDSFADFVFYIILFFIFSRSYNQIMTTNYKMVLIGILVVRLLNVLLTKLKYKKFVFLHTIANKTSGILVYFSPVIILFKQNNLIIWIVFLLIFIATLEELLITIIYSEVNLNRKSIFCK
- a CDS encoding DUF6608 family protein, which codes for MQTNKFKGKVENLYSKILSNKLITVCILFTVFTLLDTIPILLGLWPAKIGIGLYVHLLSRFVLHSILISGLFIFDILRKTIKSKLIIYAITFVITWALLLIYLWINGIFIELHPDAFKDLSRSYAFMYGLLGAVIFISDRTKKLVKNKN
- a CDS encoding Spo0E family sporulation regulatory protein-aspartic acid phosphatase, producing MGKVEDVEDKITALKKQLDELLHKNDFISTTKVIKISEELDEVLSLYHKIKNKIN
- a CDS encoding helix-turn-helix transcriptional regulator produces the protein METIILKNRLKEVRKQEDLSQQELANVVGVSRNTISSIERGKFNPTAKLALILCIALNRKFEDLFYLE
- a CDS encoding DUF6442 family protein, translating into MDKDQILEKARKENLFNDEAKNNKMKKGNEWGFIAASSILILFGFIFYFKDKNVSHIVSIHGAYVGFKGLGKYFANKEKSDLVYAFGGLLLFVGSFILAVADIWKL
- a CDS encoding Spo0E family sporulation regulatory protein-aspartic acid phosphatase; protein product: MGKVEDVEEKMTALKKQMHKLLHKNDFIITTEIIDISQELDEVIYLYHKIKNKIN
- a CDS encoding Gp15 family bacteriophage protein, which encodes MIKRYEEKLKTDLATEEQKARIEKLKADNIYSFEHDDEYIYSAFLDQYGIDLKDIKHLHWWKFKSPFKGLKEDNLICKIMRYRIYNYN